In Octopus bimaculoides isolate UCB-OBI-ISO-001 chromosome 5, ASM119413v2, whole genome shotgun sequence, a genomic segment contains:
- the LOC106883528 gene encoding uncharacterized protein LOC106883528 encodes MDGPGTVNEHMTENLFRRFSLEDKPRSRRPFVVEDEVLLEMVDQLPSASTCTFSAVLGPSQRTINRHLHKLGLQSRGCREVPRELTNDQAQQHVNIYKQLLKEILVMFVLGINCNWR; translated from the coding sequence atGGATGGCCCAGGAACTGTCAACGAACATATGACAGAAAACTTGTTCAGACGTTTCAGCCTCGAAGATAAACCAAGGTCAAGGAGACCGTTTGTTGTGGAAGATGAGGTCTTGCTTGAAATGGTTGACCAACTGCCAAGTGCAAGCACTTGTACATTCTCAGCAGTACTTGGTCCATCACAAAGAACCATCAATCGACACCTCCATAAGCTTGGCCTTCAGAGCAGAGGCTGTCGAGAAGTTCCTCGCGAACTGACCAATGACCAGGCTCAACAACATGTGAACATTTATAAGCAACTGCTGAAAGAAATCCTAGTGATGTTTGTTTTAGGCATCAACTGTAACTGGAGATGA